In one window of Pedosphaera parvula Ellin514 DNA:
- a CDS encoding cytochrome C oxidase subunit IV family protein yields MSSKIISVKTYLLVWISLILLLLITWGVSRINLGPFSIVIAMAIAVLKMLLVLLFFMHVRYGSRIIWIFAGAGFLWLMIMITLTLTDYITRGQVRPTNKSLSEFRKQMNSPDYLDKETHRDK; encoded by the coding sequence ATGAGCAGCAAAATCATTTCAGTAAAGACCTATCTTCTGGTGTGGATTAGCCTGATCCTGCTGCTCCTGATTACCTGGGGAGTATCCAGGATAAACCTTGGTCCTTTCAGCATTGTCATCGCCATGGCGATTGCAGTGTTAAAGATGCTGTTGGTTCTCCTTTTCTTCATGCACGTCCGCTATGGGAGCAGGATCATTTGGATCTTTGCGGGAGCTGGTTTTCTATGGCTAATGATCATGATCACGCTTACGCTGACTGATTATATAACGAGAGGGCAGGTGCGACCCACCAATAAATCGCTGTCTGAGTTTCGAAAACAAATGAACAGTCCGGACTACCTTGATAAAGAGACACACCGGGACAAATG
- a CDS encoding cytochrome c oxidase subunit 3 family protein — protein sequence MAETNSMVAEQFDSAEQQHEAALLGIWTFLATEILFFGGLFLGYIVYRHTYHESWVVASQQTNLLYGTINTAILLTSSFTMALGVRAAQQGRNQILFRYLLVTIFFAIAFMGVKAAEYTEDIREHLVPGPSFSLKGAAQGELFFVFYWAMTGLHAIHVLVGIGVLSVMAFLAFQRRFDKDYYTPVELSGLYWHFVDIVWIFLYPLIYLINRH from the coding sequence GTGGCTGAGACAAATTCCATGGTGGCGGAACAATTTGACAGTGCCGAACAGCAACATGAAGCCGCTTTGCTCGGTATTTGGACGTTCCTGGCTACTGAAATACTATTTTTCGGAGGATTGTTTTTGGGCTACATCGTTTACCGGCACACGTATCACGAAAGCTGGGTCGTGGCGAGCCAACAGACAAATTTGCTCTATGGAACCATCAATACTGCGATACTTCTCACCAGTAGTTTTACGATGGCTTTGGGGGTTCGAGCTGCTCAGCAAGGAAGGAATCAGATTTTATTCCGGTATCTTCTGGTCACCATTTTCTTTGCCATTGCATTCATGGGAGTCAAGGCGGCGGAATACACCGAGGATATTCGCGAACACCTGGTGCCCGGGCCATCGTTCTCGCTGAAAGGAGCGGCTCAAGGGGAATTGTTCTTTGTTTTTTATTGGGCGATGACTGGCCTGCATGCGATCCATGTCCTCGTTGGCATTGGGGTTCTTTCAGTGATGGCGTTCCTGGCATTCCAACGGCGCTTTGACAAGGATTACTACACGCCCGTGGAACTATCCGGACTGTACTGGCACTTTGTGGATATCGTTTGGATATTCCTGTACCCACTTATTTACCTCATCAACCGACACTAA